The following proteins are encoded in a genomic region of Chryseobacterium cucumeris:
- a CDS encoding trehalase family glycosidase, with product MSNQLYINEIQSLFDNVQRSEIFEDQKMMTDAVPLFPIAKINEDYEQSKDAEGFDLKDFVMTHFDFLGARVSVQRQDQLPIGEHIEKLWDELTRTAYEEKGTLLKLPKPYIVPGGRFNEFFYWDSYFIMLGLQVSGRVEMMKNIIENCSYLIQNVGFVPNASRTHFLSRSQPPYFSLMLDLLFETAHDEGIYTQYHETMEKEYAFWMDGEDGLENNSSVKRVVKTINGDILNRYYDAENAPRPESYLIDIEDQETASGEEFYRNIRSACESGWDFSSRWFADGENIQTIETLNLAQVDLNCLLWHLEMTLAKSSALQNLSEKENYFSERAASRRQMINKYFWDGNTNNYKDYHTKKNTKTPSEHIAALYPLFLGIANQEQAEAVAKAVAEKFLYQGGLVTTTKNSGQQWDLPNAWAPYQWLGFKAMKNYGFNELAEKIKNNWCSNVERVYKNTGKLMEKYNALDTETIAGGGEYPNQDGFGWTNGVYLQLQQN from the coding sequence ATGAGTAATCAGCTTTATATAAACGAAATTCAAAGTCTGTTTGATAATGTACAGAGATCTGAAATTTTTGAAGATCAGAAAATGATGACGGATGCAGTTCCTCTTTTTCCTATTGCAAAGATCAATGAGGATTATGAACAATCAAAAGATGCAGAAGGTTTTGATCTGAAGGATTTTGTGATGACTCATTTTGACTTTTTAGGAGCAAGAGTTTCTGTTCAGAGACAAGATCAGCTTCCCATTGGTGAGCATATTGAAAAACTATGGGATGAGTTAACCCGTACAGCGTATGAAGAAAAAGGAACCCTTTTAAAATTACCAAAACCCTATATCGTTCCGGGTGGTCGTTTCAATGAGTTTTTCTATTGGGACAGCTACTTTATTATGCTTGGATTGCAGGTTTCCGGAAGAGTAGAAATGATGAAAAATATTATTGAAAACTGTTCTTATCTGATCCAAAATGTAGGATTTGTTCCGAATGCCAGCAGAACGCATTTCCTGAGCAGATCGCAGCCTCCTTACTTTTCATTAATGCTTGATCTCCTTTTTGAAACAGCGCATGATGAAGGAATTTATACACAATACCACGAAACTATGGAGAAAGAATATGCTTTCTGGATGGATGGTGAAGATGGGCTTGAAAACAATTCCAGCGTAAAAAGAGTAGTGAAAACAATAAACGGAGATATCCTGAACCGTTATTACGATGCAGAAAATGCACCACGCCCTGAAAGTTACCTGATCGATATTGAAGATCAGGAGACGGCTTCAGGAGAAGAATTTTACAGAAATATAAGAAGTGCCTGCGAATCCGGCTGGGATTTTTCCAGCCGATGGTTTGCAGACGGAGAAAATATACAGACAATAGAAACGCTGAATCTTGCCCAGGTTGATTTGAACTGTCTTTTGTGGCATTTGGAAATGACTTTGGCAAAATCTTCAGCGCTTCAGAATCTGAGTGAAAAAGAAAATTATTTTTCAGAAAGAGCAGCAAGCCGAAGACAGATGATCAATAAATATTTCTGGGATGGAAATACTAACAATTATAAAGATTATCACACAAAAAAAAACACAAAAACACCGTCTGAACATATTGCTGCTCTTTACCCTTTATTTCTGGGTATTGCAAATCAGGAGCAAGCTGAGGCTGTTGCCAAAGCTGTTGCTGAAAAGTTTCTTTACCAGGGTGGTCTTGTTACCACAACTAAAAACTCGGGTCAGCAGTGGGATCTTCCCAATGCGTGGGCTCCTTATCAATGGCTGGGCTTTAAAGCAATGAAAAATTATGGCTTTAATGAACTGGCAGAAAAAATTAAAAACAACTGGTGTTCCAATGTAGAAAGGGTCTACAAAAATACCGGGAAACTGATGGAAAAATACAATGCATTAGACACAGAAACAATAGCAGGCGGAGGGGAATACCCTAATCAGGACGGATTCGGTTGGACCAATGGAGTGTATTTACAATTACAACAAAACTGA
- a CDS encoding MFS transporter, whose amino-acid sequence MKNLNIKAVLFLNYFVFAILLNSVGTVILQVQQNFGISKSSASVLEGFKDLPIAICSFILASFLPKIGIKKSMLIALLLVSCMCFVMPFTNDFWVFKLLFATVGVSFALIKISVFTSIGLVTETDKEHSSFMGFLEGFFMIGVLAGNVLFSLYIDDHNPKSTEWLNVYWVLGGLSSLSFLFLFFSKLNEQEAKSDKTDLLGDLKNSVSLFSYKKVLCFLLCAFLFVLVEQSFQTWTPTFYKEILKVPTSMSIQAGAVLAGAFALGRFLSGFFSKKFSWIYVVSFCVVGFAISLLLVLPLTHNIHIDTNTNWLNAPLVVYLFPLMGGLLAPIYPSINSVILASIPKYLHSAMSGLIVVFSAIGGTIGSIITGFVFQEFSGQRAFYLSLIPLSLLITSAVFMNKLKINPKK is encoded by the coding sequence ATGAAAAATCTTAACATCAAGGCCGTTTTATTTTTAAACTATTTTGTCTTTGCCATTCTTCTGAATTCTGTAGGAACAGTCATTCTACAGGTACAGCAGAATTTTGGGATTTCAAAATCTTCGGCAAGCGTTCTGGAAGGCTTCAAAGATCTTCCAATCGCCATATGTTCTTTCATTCTGGCTTCATTTCTTCCGAAGATAGGAATCAAAAAATCAATGCTGATCGCTTTATTGCTGGTAAGCTGCATGTGTTTTGTAATGCCTTTTACCAATGACTTCTGGGTATTCAAATTATTATTCGCAACCGTAGGAGTTTCTTTTGCATTGATCAAAATATCAGTTTTTACTTCTATTGGGTTGGTAACGGAAACAGATAAAGAACATTCCAGTTTTATGGGATTTCTGGAAGGGTTTTTCATGATCGGAGTACTGGCTGGAAATGTTTTATTCAGTTTATATATAGATGATCATAATCCGAAATCTACTGAATGGCTGAATGTGTATTGGGTGCTGGGAGGACTTTCAAGTTTGTCTTTTTTATTTTTATTCTTTTCAAAACTGAACGAACAGGAAGCTAAAAGTGATAAAACAGATCTCTTGGGAGATTTAAAAAATAGTGTAAGCTTATTCAGCTATAAAAAAGTATTATGTTTTTTATTATGCGCTTTCCTTTTTGTATTGGTAGAGCAGAGCTTTCAAACGTGGACGCCCACATTTTATAAAGAGATTTTAAAAGTGCCTACCTCTATGAGTATTCAGGCGGGAGCGGTTTTAGCGGGAGCTTTTGCTTTGGGAAGATTTTTATCGGGATTCTTCTCTAAAAAATTCAGCTGGATCTATGTAGTTTCTTTCTGTGTGGTAGGTTTTGCTATCAGTTTATTGCTGGTTTTGCCCTTGACCCATAATATTCATATTGATACAAATACAAACTGGTTGAATGCTCCTTTGGTTGTGTATTTATTTCCTTTGATGGGAGGTTTGCTGGCACCAATTTATCCAAGTATTAATTCTGTGATTCTGGCATCAATCCCTAAATATCTGCACAGTGCGATGTCAGGATTGATCGTTGTTTTCTCAGCAATCGGGGGAACGATAGGTTCTATCATTACCGGTTTTGTATTTCAGGAATTCAGCGGGCAGCGGGCATTTTACCTTTCCCTGATTCCGCTTTCATTACTGATCACTTCGGCAGTGTTCATGAATAAATTAAAAATTAATCCTAAAAAATAA
- a CDS encoding AraC family transcriptional regulator, with product MKVTFERVIPNEKSSFRTIHNNSPISEFKWEYHYHPEIELVCVISGSGTRHVGYHKSNYTNGDLVLIGSNIPHSGFGLNSIDPHEEIVLQFKEEILQFPQQEVEARSIKNLLELSKYGIHFHQKVKKIMLPKLKLMLESEGYKRYLLLLEILFELSKCEDYDLLNKEIMPYTIISKNKTRLENIFTYVEHHYDKEIDIEEVAKLANLTLPAFCNFFKKATKITFTEFVNRYRINKACLLMAQDRSISECSYQCGFNNVTYFNRMFKKYTGKTPSEFIRNYSHSNVNVDIKTEKETKAKVSF from the coding sequence ATGAAAGTTACTTTTGAAAGGGTAATCCCTAATGAAAAGAGCTCATTCCGCACCATTCATAATAATTCTCCCATTTCAGAATTCAAATGGGAGTATCATTATCATCCCGAAATTGAGCTGGTCTGTGTTATTTCCGGGAGTGGCACACGCCATGTGGGCTATCATAAAAGTAATTATACGAATGGAGATCTGGTATTAATCGGGTCCAATATTCCCCATTCCGGATTCGGTCTGAATTCTATTGATCCGCATGAAGAAATTGTACTTCAGTTCAAAGAAGAAATTCTTCAGTTTCCCCAGCAGGAAGTGGAAGCAAGATCTATCAAAAATCTTTTGGAACTTTCAAAATACGGGATTCATTTTCATCAAAAAGTAAAAAAAATAATGCTTCCCAAACTGAAGCTGATGCTGGAATCTGAAGGGTATAAAAGATATTTATTATTGCTTGAAATTCTTTTTGAACTTTCAAAATGTGAAGATTATGATCTTTTAAATAAGGAAATCATGCCCTACACCATTATTTCAAAAAATAAAACCCGCCTTGAAAACATCTTCACCTATGTAGAACATCATTACGATAAGGAAATTGATATTGAAGAAGTAGCAAAACTAGCTAACCTAACTTTACCTGCTTTCTGTAATTTCTTTAAAAAAGCAACCAAGATTACGTTTACAGAGTTTGTGAACCGCTATAGAATTAATAAAGCCTGTCTGCTGATGGCGCAGGACAGATCTATTTCAGAATGCAGCTACCAGTGTGGCTTTAATAATGTGACCTATTTTAACAGGATGTTCAAAAAATATACGGGCAAGACTCCTTCGGAATTTATCAGGAATTATTCTCATAGCAATGTTAATGTAGATATAAAGACTGAAAAGGAGACTAAAGCTAAAGTAAGTTTTTAG
- a CDS encoding thioredoxin family protein produces the protein MNTPSNMLALGTKAPFFELPNPSKTNELQSLEELKGEKGTLVIFMCNHCPFVLHVIDKINELYEDYNERGIEFIAINANDIEKYPADSPEKMIEFQIERRFDFPYLFDESQAVAKAYDAACTPDFYFFDDKLDLVYRGQMDDSRPGNNKDVTGEDLIIAFENLLAGEAQEEIQRPSMGCNIKWK, from the coding sequence ATGAATACTCCCTCAAATATGTTGGCATTAGGAACAAAAGCTCCGTTTTTTGAACTTCCTAACCCGTCAAAAACGAATGAACTTCAGTCTTTGGAAGAGCTGAAAGGAGAAAAAGGTACTTTGGTGATCTTTATGTGCAACCACTGTCCGTTTGTTCTTCATGTAATTGACAAAATCAATGAACTATACGAAGATTATAACGAGCGCGGAATTGAATTCATCGCCATCAATGCGAATGATATTGAAAAATATCCGGCAGATTCTCCGGAAAAAATGATCGAATTTCAAATTGAAAGAAGATTTGATTTCCCTTATCTGTTTGATGAAAGCCAGGCAGTAGCAAAAGCTTACGATGCAGCTTGCACACCGGATTTTTATTTCTTTGATGATAAGCTTGATCTTGTATACAGAGGTCAGATGGATGATTCAAGACCGGGAAATAATAAAGATGTTACAGGTGAGGATTTGATTATTGCTTTTGAGAATCTTTTGGCTGGAGAAGCTCAGGAAGAAATTCAGAGACCTAGCATGGGTTGCAATATTAAATGGAAATAA
- a CDS encoding TetR/AcrR family transcriptional regulator: MGLHERRQREKESIRANILQAAFTLAKTEGWGSLSMRKIADAIEYSAPVVYDYFENKEAILFEISLDGFHKLHIELLKAQQKHDTPEEQLVAIVDAYWNFAFKNKEYYQLMFGLGMQCCGKGQMKKEFSSFQELIYECTYEIIKKNGSNPDNACHMSHALFSAVHGMISIMMMRTADIPSTMNKTTLDETVSAFIKSL, encoded by the coding sequence ATGGGTCTACATGAACGCCGTCAACGAGAAAAAGAATCCATCCGTGCAAATATTTTGCAGGCTGCTTTTACGTTGGCGAAAACTGAAGGCTGGGGTTCGCTTTCTATGCGCAAGATAGCAGATGCTATTGAGTATAGTGCTCCCGTTGTATATGATTATTTTGAAAATAAAGAAGCTATTCTATTTGAAATTTCTTTAGATGGCTTTCATAAGTTACATATAGAATTATTAAAAGCTCAGCAGAAACACGATACTCCGGAAGAGCAGCTTGTTGCCATTGTGGATGCGTACTGGAACTTTGCTTTTAAAAATAAGGAATATTACCAGCTGATGTTTGGTCTTGGAATGCAATGTTGTGGAAAAGGGCAGATGAAAAAAGAATTCTCATCATTTCAGGAACTTATTTATGAATGTACTTATGAGATTATAAAGAAAAACGGATCTAATCCAGACAATGCCTGTCATATGTCCCACGCTCTGTTTTCTGCCGTTCACGGTATGATCTCTATTATGATGATGCGTACAGCTGATATCCCTTCAACAATGAATAAAACGACTTTGGACGAAACTGTTTCGGCTTTTATTAAGTCTTTATAG
- a CDS encoding efflux RND transporter periplasmic adaptor subunit, whose product MKLPGKTRFIVLIASIILLQSCTKAAEGTNAAPPAPELPVYTVITSPATTYQEFPTALEGKNNVEIRSQVDGYLDRIYVEEGAYVRAGQPLFKIDSRSYGEQMNMAQANLQAANANIQKARVEVDRLQPLVAAKVVSDVQLKTAKANYEAAVAAAAQARASVGSARINVGFTTITAPVSGYIGRIPYKKGSLISRTDVNPLTLLSDISEIYAYFSLSELDFIAFQNKYPGASLEEKLKNMPMVDLVIADNSTYPEKGRLSIVDGQFDKTTGAISVRAVFPNANGTLRTGNTGRVRMPQLISNAVVIPQESTFEIQDKTYVYVMGKDQKVTGRPIKISGKTDSYYFISEGLKPGEKIVFTGIGNLKDGASIKPKNISSDSLLKAKPL is encoded by the coding sequence ATGAAATTACCTGGAAAAACAAGGTTTATTGTACTTATTGCAAGTATAATTCTTTTACAGAGCTGCACAAAAGCCGCAGAAGGAACCAATGCCGCACCTCCAGCTCCAGAACTTCCGGTTTATACCGTTATCACTTCACCCGCTACTACATATCAGGAATTCCCAACTGCATTGGAAGGGAAAAACAACGTAGAAATCAGATCTCAGGTAGATGGATACCTGGACAGAATCTATGTAGAAGAAGGAGCATATGTAAGAGCAGGACAACCGTTATTTAAAATAGATTCAAGAAGCTATGGCGAACAGATGAATATGGCTCAGGCTAATCTTCAGGCGGCCAATGCCAATATTCAAAAAGCAAGAGTGGAAGTAGACAGACTTCAGCCGCTGGTTGCTGCAAAAGTAGTTTCTGATGTACAGCTTAAAACCGCAAAAGCCAATTATGAAGCGGCTGTAGCAGCAGCTGCACAAGCGAGAGCCTCTGTAGGAAGCGCCAGAATCAACGTAGGATTTACAACCATTACAGCTCCTGTAAGCGGCTATATCGGAAGAATTCCTTATAAAAAAGGAAGTCTGATCTCCAGAACAGATGTGAATCCATTGACATTACTATCTGATATCAGTGAAATCTATGCGTATTTCTCTTTAAGCGAACTTGATTTCATTGCTTTCCAGAATAAATATCCGGGAGCAAGCTTAGAAGAAAAACTGAAAAATATGCCGATGGTAGATCTTGTGATTGCTGACAACAGTACTTACCCTGAAAAAGGAAGATTAAGCATTGTAGATGGACAGTTTGACAAAACTACGGGAGCTATCAGTGTACGTGCCGTTTTCCCTAACGCCAACGGAACTTTAAGAACCGGAAATACAGGAAGAGTGCGTATGCCACAGCTGATTTCTAATGCAGTCGTAATTCCTCAGGAATCAACCTTCGAAATTCAGGATAAAACCTATGTTTATGTAATGGGTAAAGACCAGAAGGTAACCGGGAGACCGATCAAAATATCAGGAAAAACGGATAGCTATTATTTTATTTCTGAAGGGCTTAAGCCTGGAGAAAAAATTGTATTCACGGGAATTGGAAACCTGAAAGACGGAGCTTCCATCAAGCCGAAAAATATTTCTTCGGACAGCTTGTTAAAAGCAAAACCTCTATAG
- a CDS encoding efflux RND transporter permease subunit gives MLKQFIERPVLSTVISIILLLLGALSLFNLPIALFPDIAPPSVQVTAFYPGANAEVVARSVATPIEEAVNGVENMTYMTSNSSNDGTMTLSVFFKQGADADNAAVNVQNRVSKAMSQLPQEVVQAGISTQKVQNSMIMFMGLTSEDAKQYDELFLQNYLKINVIPQIQRIPGVAQAQVFGTRDYSMRIWLKPDRLAANNLSPQEVLGAIKDHNLEAAPGRLGQGSKETYEYILKYKGKLNKGEDYENIAIKANSDGSFLRLKDVARVEFGSYTYTATNRVDGKPVAGFAILQTAGSNANEILTEIEKQVKLMETTLPKGVKPIIMYNSKDFLDASIHQVVETLVIAFILVFIVVFIFLQDFRSTLIPAIAVPVAIIGTFFFLQLFGFSINMLTLFALVLAIGIVVDDAIVVVEAVHSKMEQTGMPVEHATMHSMSEISGAIISITLVMCAVFIPVGFMQGPAGVFYRQFAFTLAIAILISAVNALTLSPALCAMFLNDPQGEHGEHGHKKGFGARFFNAFNASFNSMTRKYIYSLKFLIKNKWVAIGGLVIITAASVFLIKKAPSGFIPTEDQGFVLYAVNTPPGSSLERTHRATAQIDQIINGEKATNHLWVADGMNFISNANASPYSAGFIKLKDYDKRGEMKDPDQIAATLTGKVSQVKDANAFFFNFPTVQGFGNVSGFEFMLQDKTNGSFEQLGTTTQQFIGELMKRPEIAFAFTTYAAGNPQYTIDVDTDKANQLGVSVTELMQTMQIYFGSSFVSDFNRFGKYYRVMAQADIPYRTDVNSLEGIYVKNKSGEMVPAKTLVTLKRSFGPETVTRNNLFNAVTINGTPKPGYSTGDAIKAVEEVAQQSLPRGYGYEWTGITREEIKTSGQTAFIFFLSILFVYFLLAAQYESYILPFAIILTIPTGIFGVFAFTGLAGIDNNIYVQVGLIMLVGLLAKNAILIVEFAVQRRKAGKTLIESALQASRLRLRPILMTSFAFIVGMLPLVWTQGASSKGNHSIGYSTVGGMLTGVIFGIFIIPVMYVVFQYLHEKMPSRKKKRLLKKQMEEELLAASH, from the coding sequence ATGTTAAAACAATTTATAGAAAGACCGGTCCTTTCAACGGTCATCTCCATAATACTCTTATTATTGGGAGCTTTGTCTCTCTTTAATTTACCGATTGCCCTTTTCCCGGACATCGCTCCACCAAGCGTTCAGGTAACGGCATTCTACCCTGGAGCCAATGCTGAGGTCGTAGCCCGTTCGGTAGCTACTCCTATTGAGGAAGCGGTAAACGGAGTTGAGAACATGACTTATATGACCTCAAACTCCAGTAACGACGGTACCATGACCCTGAGTGTTTTCTTCAAACAGGGTGCCGATGCAGACAATGCAGCAGTAAACGTACAGAACCGTGTATCGAAAGCGATGAGCCAGCTGCCTCAGGAAGTGGTACAGGCCGGGATCTCAACCCAGAAGGTTCAGAACAGTATGATTATGTTCATGGGACTGACCAGTGAAGATGCAAAACAATATGATGAATTATTCCTTCAAAACTATCTGAAGATCAATGTTATTCCACAGATACAGCGTATTCCGGGGGTAGCACAGGCTCAGGTATTCGGGACAAGGGATTATTCCATGAGAATCTGGCTGAAACCGGATCGTCTGGCGGCTAATAATCTTTCTCCACAGGAAGTTTTGGGAGCCATTAAAGACCACAACCTTGAAGCTGCTCCGGGCCGTCTTGGACAGGGAAGTAAGGAAACCTACGAGTATATCCTTAAATATAAAGGAAAACTGAATAAGGGTGAAGACTATGAAAACATCGCCATCAAAGCAAACAGTGATGGATCTTTCTTAAGATTAAAAGATGTTGCAAGAGTAGAATTCGGTTCTTATACGTATACTGCCACCAACAGGGTAGACGGAAAACCGGTTGCCGGATTTGCTATCCTGCAGACAGCCGGATCCAATGCCAACGAAATCCTTACGGAAATTGAAAAGCAGGTGAAATTAATGGAAACCACTCTTCCAAAAGGAGTGAAGCCAATCATCATGTACAACTCTAAAGACTTCCTGGATGCTTCTATTCATCAGGTTGTGGAAACACTTGTTATCGCTTTCATCTTGGTATTTATTGTAGTATTTATTTTCCTTCAGGATTTCAGATCTACCTTAATTCCTGCTATTGCCGTGCCGGTTGCAATTATCGGAACCTTCTTCTTCCTGCAGTTATTTGGTTTCAGTATCAACATGCTTACCTTATTTGCATTGGTACTCGCCATTGGTATTGTAGTGGATGATGCCATTGTAGTGGTAGAAGCCGTCCATTCTAAAATGGAACAGACGGGAATGCCTGTAGAGCATGCTACGATGCACTCGATGAGTGAAATTTCAGGAGCTATTATTTCCATTACATTGGTAATGTGTGCCGTGTTTATTCCGGTTGGATTTATGCAGGGACCTGCAGGAGTTTTCTACAGACAGTTTGCTTTCACATTGGCGATTGCGATTTTAATTTCAGCGGTGAATGCATTGACATTAAGTCCGGCATTATGTGCGATGTTCTTAAATGATCCTCAGGGAGAACATGGAGAGCACGGTCATAAAAAAGGTTTTGGAGCAAGATTCTTCAATGCTTTCAATGCGAGCTTCAACAGCATGACCAGAAAATACATCTATAGCCTTAAGTTTTTAATTAAAAACAAATGGGTGGCGATAGGAGGTCTTGTTATCATCACCGCAGCAAGTGTATTTTTAATCAAGAAAGCGCCGTCAGGATTCATTCCTACGGAAGACCAGGGATTCGTATTATATGCAGTGAATACTCCTCCGGGAAGTTCACTGGAAAGAACCCACAGAGCTACGGCTCAAATTGATCAAATCATCAATGGTGAAAAAGCAACCAACCACCTTTGGGTAGCGGACGGGATGAACTTCATCAGTAATGCCAACGCATCTCCCTATTCTGCAGGTTTCATCAAGCTTAAAGATTATGACAAGCGTGGTGAAATGAAAGATCCCGATCAGATTGCAGCAACGTTGACAGGTAAGGTAAGCCAGGTGAAAGATGCCAACGCATTCTTCTTCAACTTCCCTACTGTACAAGGTTTCGGTAACGTTTCCGGATTTGAATTCATGCTTCAGGACAAAACGAATGGTTCTTTTGAACAGTTGGGAACAACCACACAGCAGTTTATCGGAGAGCTTATGAAAAGACCTGAAATTGCTTTCGCCTTTACAACATATGCGGCAGGAAACCCTCAGTATACTATTGATGTGGATACTGATAAAGCTAACCAGCTGGGCGTTTCTGTAACAGAACTGATGCAGACCATGCAGATTTATTTCGGAAGTAGCTTTGTATCGGATTTCAACAGATTCGGGAAGTATTACAGAGTAATGGCTCAGGCCGATATTCCTTACCGTACGGATGTTAATTCATTAGAAGGAATCTATGTTAAAAATAAATCAGGAGAAATGGTTCCTGCCAAAACTCTGGTAACGTTAAAAAGATCTTTCGGTCCTGAAACGGTAACAAGAAACAACCTTTTCAATGCTGTTACGATTAACGGAACCCCGAAACCTGGATACAGTACCGGAGATGCCATCAAAGCGGTAGAAGAAGTTGCCCAGCAGTCACTTCCGAGAGGATACGGATATGAGTGGACAGGGATTACCCGTGAAGAAATTAAAACAAGCGGACAAACTGCCTTTATTTTCTTCTTAAGTATTCTATTCGTTTACTTCTTACTGGCAGCTCAGTATGAAAGTTATATCCTTCCGTTTGCGATTATTCTTACCATTCCAACAGGGATTTTCGGAGTATTTGCCTTCACAGGACTAGCTGGAATTGATAACAATATTTACGTTCAGGTAGGATTGATCATGCTTGTAGGACTATTAGCGAAGAATGCCATCCTGATTGTGGAATTTGCCGTACAGAGAAGAAAGGCAGGTAAAACACTGATAGAATCAGCACTTCAGGCATCGAGATTACGTTTAAGACCGATCTTAATGACCTCTTTTGCCTTCATCGTGGGAATGCTTCCATTGGTATGGACGCAAGGTGCTTCTTCAAAAGGAAACCACTCTATCGGTTACAGTACCGTAGGAGGAATGCTTACAGGGGTAATCTTCGGGATCTTTATCATTCCGGTAATGTATGTAGTGTTCCAGTACCTGCATGAAAAAATGCCAAGCAGAAAAAAGAAAAGACTTCTGAAAAAACAAATGGAGGAAGAACTTTTAGCTGCTAGTCACTAA
- a CDS encoding efflux transporter outer membrane subunit has product MKRVKNIILTFVLAIGSVSCVSKLAYTEPELPLPEKFQYTATADTASIANLEWKQFFSDPILQGLIEKGIKNNYDLQIALKQVAASQEKLKQAKYMQYPDVGFGVSGQISRPSKNSMNGQSLNLFLGSSHVEDYNAAFNLSWEADIWGKIKNQQEVSRMQYLQTYEGSKAVQTQVVAAIAQGYYNLLMLDRQLAIAKSNLELTSNTLLMTQKMWESGDNTSLGVQQAAAQKQATELLIAQLEQNIAIQENALSILVGELPNKVDRTIEMSDTSLPQNITAGLPAAMVSRRPDVRQQELVLLESNAMVGIAQANMYPALKITANGGVNSFKFDNWFQIPASLFGSVLGGITQPIFQKRQLKTDLEVAKIQREKNVLAFRQSVLNAVGEISDALVSNENLKVQEQKATEQATTLKDGIKSAQLLYKGGSANYLEVITAQGNSLQAELNLASIKRQRLSSIVDLYRALGGGWK; this is encoded by the coding sequence ATGAAACGAGTAAAAAATATTATTCTAACATTTGTGCTGGCCATCGGCTCTGTTTCGTGTGTGTCTAAACTGGCCTACACGGAGCCTGAGCTTCCACTTCCGGAAAAGTTCCAGTACACGGCCACTGCAGACACAGCCAGTATAGCTAACCTGGAGTGGAAACAGTTTTTCAGTGATCCTATTTTACAGGGACTGATTGAAAAAGGAATTAAAAATAATTATGATCTTCAGATTGCCTTAAAGCAGGTGGCTGCTTCACAGGAAAAACTGAAACAGGCAAAATATATGCAGTATCCGGATGTTGGGTTCGGAGTAAGCGGACAGATTTCAAGACCATCCAAAAACAGCATGAACGGGCAAAGCTTAAATTTATTTTTAGGCTCGAGCCATGTTGAGGATTATAACGCAGCCTTCAATCTTTCATGGGAAGCAGATATCTGGGGAAAAATCAAAAACCAGCAGGAAGTTTCAAGAATGCAGTACCTTCAGACCTATGAAGGTTCAAAAGCAGTTCAGACTCAGGTAGTAGCAGCTATTGCACAAGGGTATTATAACCTGTTGATGCTTGACAGACAACTGGCGATCGCAAAATCCAACCTGGAACTGACCAGCAATACCCTTTTAATGACCCAGAAAATGTGGGAAAGTGGTGATAATACTTCTTTGGGAGTACAGCAGGCCGCTGCACAGAAACAGGCTACAGAGCTTCTGATTGCCCAGCTGGAACAGAATATTGCCATCCAGGAAAATGCACTGAGTATTCTGGTTGGAGAACTTCCCAATAAAGTCGACAGAACCATTGAAATGTCTGATACTTCACTGCCTCAAAACATTACGGCAGGACTTCCGGCAGCTATGGTAAGCAGAAGACCGGACGTTCGTCAGCAGGAACTGGTTTTATTAGAATCCAATGCGATGGTAGGAATTGCTCAGGCGAATATGTATCCGGCATTGAAAATTACTGCTAATGGTGGAGTAAATTCATTCAAGTTTGACAACTGGTTCCAGATTCCGGCTTCGTTATTCGGATCGGTTTTAGGGGGAATTACCCAGCCTATTTTCCAGAAAAGACAATTGAAAACAGATCTGGAAGTAGCCAAAATTCAAAGAGAAAAAAATGTTCTTGCATTCCGTCAATCAGTATTAAATGCTGTGGGAGAAATTTCTGATGCCTTGGTTTCCAATGAAAACTTAAAAGTTCAGGAACAAAAAGCCACAGAACAGGCAACTACACTAAAAGATGGAATTAAAAGCGCACAACTTCTTTACAAAGGAGGTTCAGCCAATTACCTGGAAGTGATTACAGCACAGGGGAATTCCCTACAGGCAGAGTTGAATCTGGCTTCCATTAAAAGACAGAGATTAAGCAGCATTGTAGATTTATACAGAGCTTTAGGCGGCGGTTGGAAGTAG